The Actinoplanes sp. N902-109 genomic interval GACCTGGAAGACCGCGGCGTAGGTGAGCGTGCCGGCGACGGCGAGGAAGCCGAGCGCCAGCGCGGGCACCGTGACGGCCTCGGTGGGCGGCGGGCCTCCGCCCGGGTCGTTGACCGCGAGCACGGCAGTGACCACGGCACCCGGGATGGCCAGCGCGGCAGCCCCGGCGGCCCAGTCGCCGACCAGCCAGGCGTACAGGCGAACCGGGATCTGCCTGGCAGCGACCGCGATCATCACGCCCGCACCGGCCAGAGCGGTCAGCACGGCAGCGGTGAGCCACGACGCGCTGAGCGCGGCACCCGCACCGAAGAGCCCGACCACCCCGGCGGCCGCGACGTGCGTGACGGCCACCCGTTTCGTCGGGGCCAGCAGCCCGGTGCCGCCGATCGCGATCGCCGCCAGCACCAGCGGCCAGGGCGCCTGCGACCAGGGCAGGGCAAGCGATGAAGGCACGGACAAAGCGGTCAGGGCGCCGCCGATGACCGCGCCTTCCCGGCGGTACTCGGCCGGCAGCGCCAAGGCGGCAGCCACAGTCAGCAGCAGGGCGCTGAGCGCGAGCATCCACCCCGAGTCGCCCGCGGCCTCCGCGATGCGGCCCGCGTACGCCGCGGTGTCCGCATGCCACACCGGGCGAGCCGCCTGGACCGGTGCAAAAGCCGCACGCAGCGCGTCGATGGCGACGAAGAGCCCGATGACCACCAGCGCGGCGGCGGAGGCATACTGCGGGCCTCGGCGGACCTCATCCGGGAGCAGGCGAACGATGGCGCCGGTGAGCGCGACAGCGGCAGCGGCGGCGGCAATCGTCCAGGCCGGGGTGGCCACGTTCGCGATGCGGGCGAAGACGACGATCACCGCGAGGGTGAGCACCGCCCCGGCGATGTTGCTGGCCAGAATGTGATCGACCATGCGGGCCGCGGCGGCGGCGGTCACCGCGGCCAGGATGAGGATCACGCCCGAGCGCAGCGCGTCCGGCACGGTGTCGGCGCCGATCAGGGCGGCAGTGCCGTAGAGCAGCGCGCCGGCCGCGGCGATCAGCAGCAGGCCGTACGTCATCTGCCGCAGCCAGCCGGCCGACGGCGGCCTGACCGGCGGCGCCAACGGCACCGACCCGGCCGCGGGCGCACCAGCCGGGCGGGGGCCGGGGAAGATCCGGGTCGGCAACCAGCGCCAGCGGCGCCGGCCGGTCAGCCCATCGATGATCAGATCGGGCTCTTCCGGCTGGGTCTCCGGCCGCTCGGGTGCCTCGCCCGATTCGTACGCACCCGGGTCGGCCGGGTCGGCACGCCGCTCGAAATCGCGCTCCCCGATCGTGCGGGCATCGGCCTCGGCCGGCGACTCCCGGTCGGCGGCCACCGGGCGGCCCACCGGCCAGCGCGGCAGCAGCCGGCCCTGGCGGATGACCGTGGTGAGCAGCAACAGGTCGATCACGGCCACGGCGGTCAGCGCGCCCGCCCAGCCCGCCGGGCTCTCCACGATCGGGTACGCGAGCAGCGGCGGCACCGGCTGAACGGCCACGACGGTGGCGTAGCGCGGCACGGCGAGGCGGGTGGCGCCCGCGTACACGAAGCTGGCCGCCGCCGTGATCAGCAAGGTGAACCCGAGGAACACCGGCGACGGCATCGACGAGCCGCCGAACACCGGGCTGCTGTGCAGGGCGAAGAGCGTCATCGGCAGCAGGACCAGCCCGACCGCGGCCAGCGTCTCACCGGTCGAGGTGAGCCCGCGGCGCGCGATCGCCGGTGCGGCGGCCAGGGCGATCCCCGTGAAGATCGCCAGGATCAGGGCTCGGCTGAAGGCGTTGGTGGCCGCTCCCGCGAAGACCACCGCGGCGACACCCAGCACCAAAGCGCTGAGACCGAGCAAAATGTTCTGCACCGACTGCGACGAGGTCTCCGGCGCGTGCGGCGGATGCTCGGGCGGCAGCGGCGCAACCCGCGGGCGGCGGGGCGGCGGCGGTTCCTCGGTCGGCGGCGGGTCGTCCACGAGCACGGTGACCCCGTCGGTCGCGGCACCGGCCGGTCCCGGACCGGTGTACGGCGCACCGGGCGGCGCCCACGAAGGCGGACCCTGAGGTGGGGCAGTCGCAGTCGTGCTCGCGGTAGCCGCGGTCGCTGTCGAGGCAGCCGGTCCTGCGGGCGGCGGGCCTGCAGGCGGCGGTCCTGCGGGCGGCGGTCCGCCGGGCGTACCCCCGCCGGTTTCCGGTGGGCGCCGCCGCACCCGCCGCGGCGACTTCGCCGCAGCCGAGCGTTTCCGCTGCTGGTTCGCGTGCGCCAAGATGTCCCGCTGGAACTGCGCGGCCTGGATCTTGCTGGCGATGTTGGTGCGTTCCTTCGCCGCCGTCATGTCCTGGATCTTCAGCTCCGCGATGGATGCGTCGATCCGGGCCAGTTCCTCGTCGTAGCTATCGTCCGGCTTGCGTGCCTGCGCCACGGCACTCCCTTCGACCCCGCCTACCGGAGGTGCATGCCCATCCGACACCTCATTAGAACAGTCCCAACCGGGTCGAGATAATGGGAAACGGCCGCGAACCCGACAGGTTCACGGCCGTGGCCGTAAATCGGTCAGTCGTCAGAGCGCCGGCGCGGGGCGGCCCATCCCCCGATAATCCCAGCCCGCACGCGCCCACAGGCCCGCATCCAGGCAGTTCTTGCCGTCGATCACGCGCTTGCCGGCGACCAGGTCGGCCAGCTCGGCCGGATTCGCGTTGCGGAATTCAGCCCATTCGGTGAGTACGCACACCAGCTCGGCGCCGGCTACCGCGTCGTTCATCGAGGTCTCGTACGCCAGCGTGGGCTGGGCGGCCCGCGCGTTCTCCATGCCCTGCGGGTCGTAGACGTGTACGTCCGCCCCCGCCTTGGCCAGGCTTGCGGCGACCGCGAGCGCGGGCGCGTCCCGTACGTCATCGGAATTAGGCTTGAACGCAGCGCCCAGGACCGCGATGCGCGTACCCGACAAATCCGGACCTGCCGGACCCGGTCGACGACCCAGCAGCTCGGCCGCGAGCTGCACCACCCGGCTGCGCCGCCGCAGGTTGATCAGATCGACCTCGTGCAGGAACCGCAACGCCTCGCCGGCACCGAGCTCCTGCGCCCGCGCCTGAAATGCCCGGATGTCCTTCGGCAGGCACCCGCCGCCGAAACCGACACCTGCCTGCAGGAACCGGTTGCCGATCCGCGGGTCGTAACCGATGGCCTTGGCCAGCTGCGTGACATCGCCACCGGCGACCTCGCAGACCTCGGCCATCGCGTTGATGAAGCTGATCTTGGTGGCCAGGAACGCATTCGCCGCGACCTTCACCAGCTCGGCGGTCGCGAAGTCGGTCACCACCAACGGGACCTCGCGCTCCTCGGTGGCCGCCAGGTCGAACACGCCCTTGTGCGCGGCGTACAGCATGCCGTTGGCCCACTCGCTCTTGACGCCCACCACGATCCGGTTGGGGCGCAGCACGTCCTCGACCGCGAAACCCTCCTGCAGGAACTCCGGCGACCAGGCCACCTCGATCCCCAGCTGCGGGTCGGCATGCCGGGCGACCAGCTGCTCGACCCACTCGGCGGTGCCCACCGGCACGGTCGACTTGCCCACGATCAACGCCCGGCGCCGCAGGTGCGGAGCCAGCGCCGTCACCGACGCCTCGACGTAGGCCAGGTCGGCGCCCATCCCATCGGCGCGCTGCGGCGTGCCCACGCAGATGAAGTGCACGTCGGCGTGCTCGGCGGCCTCCTCGTACGAGGTCGTGAACCGCAGCCGGCCCGCTGCCAGGTTGCTGCGCAGCAGCTCGTCCAGCCCGGGCTCGTGGAACGGCACCTGACCCGAGGCCAGCTTGGCGATCTTCGCCGCATCCACGTCCACAGCCAGCACGTCATAGCCCAGCTCGGCGAAACACACGGCATACGTCGCGCCGAGATAACCGGTCCCCAGGAACGCGAGTCTCGGCCGGGGCGCGCCGGAGGGCACCGCCACCTCGGTGAACGCGGGGACGGACGGCGTGGTCGGGTAGGGGATGGTCACGCTGCGGACTCCAGTCAGAGGGGACACTCACGATCGCATGACGCCGCCCGGGCAGCCGCAACCCCGGCGCCGGCGGGCGGTGCCGAGGGCGCTGGCGACCGCTCGGCGTCCCGGGCGAAGGATAGTGCGCGTACCCTACGCGCCGGTAACATGGCGATGCCGCATGCGCCTCCGGGTGCTGCGGCAGCCATCCCGGGCAGCGCGCAGAAAGGGCGAAGCATGTCTGAGTTCGACGTGTACCAGTTGCCGGAGGACCACGAGACCATCCGCGCGGCGGTCCGCGAGGTCTGTGACGCCCGGGTGGCGCCCCATGCGGCCGAGGCGGACGAAAGCGGAGAATTTCCCAAAGCTTCGTACGATGCCCTGCGCGCCTCGGACTTCCACGCCCCGCACATCCCGGCCGAATACGGTGGAGCCGGTGCCGACGCGCTGGCCACCGCGATCGTGATCGAGGAGGTGGCCCGGGCCTGTGCCAGCTCGTCGCTGATCCCCGCGGTGAACAAGCTCGGTACCATGCCGCTGATCCTGGCGGCCTCCGAGGAGCTCAAGCGCAAGTACCTCACACCGGTTGCGGCAGGTGAGGCCATGTTCTCGTACTGCCTGTCGGAACCCGAGGCGGGCA includes:
- a CDS encoding UDP-glucose/GDP-mannose dehydrogenase family protein; its protein translation is MTIPYPTTPSVPAFTEVAVPSGAPRPRLAFLGTGYLGATYAVCFAELGYDVLAVDVDAAKIAKLASGQVPFHEPGLDELLRSNLAAGRLRFTTSYEEAAEHADVHFICVGTPQRADGMGADLAYVEASVTALAPHLRRRALIVGKSTVPVGTAEWVEQLVARHADPQLGIEVAWSPEFLQEGFAVEDVLRPNRIVVGVKSEWANGMLYAAHKGVFDLAATEEREVPLVVTDFATAELVKVAANAFLATKISFINAMAEVCEVAGGDVTQLAKAIGYDPRIGNRFLQAGVGFGGGCLPKDIRAFQARAQELGAGEALRFLHEVDLINLRRRSRVVQLAAELLGRRPGPAGPDLSGTRIAVLGAAFKPNSDDVRDAPALAVAASLAKAGADVHVYDPQGMENARAAQPTLAYETSMNDAVAGAELVCVLTEWAEFRNANPAELADLVAGKRVIDGKNCLDAGLWARAGWDYRGMGRPAPAL